Proteins co-encoded in one Methylobacterium sp. WL1 genomic window:
- a CDS encoding alpha/beta fold hydrolase, translated as MDSFDSDGVRIAYIDVPPAEGPGTPILLIHGFASNHAVNWVNTQWVRALTQAGYRAIALDNRGHGESQKLYDPAEYSSEAMAGDAIRLLDHIGIERAHVMGYSMGGRITAHIALDHADRVRSALIGGLGMHLVEGKGLPSGISEALEAPPGTPAPNPTAAAFRTFAEQTRSDLRALAACMRGSRQTLSRAELSQIEVPVLVSVGTLDTVAGSGPALAALMPDARALEIEGKDHSTAVGAKPHRDGVLAFLAAQP; from the coding sequence ATGGATTCCTTCGATTCGGACGGCGTGCGGATCGCGTATATCGACGTCCCGCCGGCGGAGGGGCCCGGCACGCCGATCCTGCTGATCCATGGTTTCGCCTCCAACCACGCGGTCAACTGGGTCAACACCCAGTGGGTGCGCGCGCTGACGCAGGCCGGATACCGGGCGATCGCCCTCGACAATCGCGGGCACGGCGAGAGCCAGAAGCTCTACGACCCGGCGGAATATAGCTCGGAGGCCATGGCGGGCGACGCGATACGGCTGCTCGACCATATCGGCATCGAACGCGCGCACGTGATGGGCTACTCGATGGGCGGGCGGATCACCGCCCACATCGCCCTCGACCATGCCGACCGGGTCCGGTCCGCGCTGATCGGCGGGCTCGGCATGCACCTCGTCGAGGGCAAGGGCTTGCCGTCCGGGATCTCGGAGGCGCTGGAGGCGCCCCCCGGCACCCCCGCTCCGAACCCGACCGCCGCGGCGTTCCGCACCTTCGCCGAGCAGACCCGCAGCGACCTTCGCGCGCTCGCGGCCTGCATGCGCGGCTCGCGCCAGACGCTGAGCCGGGCGGAACTCTCACAGATCGAGGTGCCGGTGCTGGTCTCGGTCGGCACCCTCGATACGGTCGCAGGCTCGGGCCCCGCGCTGGCCGCCCTGATGCCGGATGCCCGGGCGCTCGAGATCGAGGGCAAAGACCACTCCACCGCGGTGGGGGCCAAGCCGCACCGGGACGGCGTATTGGCCTTCCTCGCCGCGCAGCCCTGA
- a CDS encoding NAD(P)/FAD-dependent oxidoreductase, with product MADKARIVIVGGGVAGIEVATSLGRGGRAEIVLADRSLSHVWKPMLHTFAAGTARPDRQKVDFFAQARRNGFRFQPGTLIGIDRATRRVRLAVEAAQGRPDVDLDYDLLVLAIGSRANDFGTPGVAEHCLTIDDLTEAESFHRHLRRHLLARLDSPDRLEIAIVGGGATGVELAAELKHAINLASDYGSPDLPRRLRLTLIESGPRLLPAFPERVSRAAARTLSDLAVEVRTGAMVTGADASGFTLQDGSRISAGLKVWAAGVKAPDVLGAVEGLERSRTGQLTVGSDLRTTRDPAIVALGDCASLVDRKTGKPVPATAQAARQQAQHLTSHLGRALARGDTVATELPPFQYVEKGAIVSLADFNGWGTLGRYTFGGGRLNGLSARLTHDLLYRQHQIGLYGPLRGTMTWILDDLDHLISPPVSLD from the coding sequence ATGGCGGACAAGGCGCGGATCGTGATCGTCGGTGGTGGGGTTGCGGGAATCGAGGTGGCCACCAGCCTCGGCCGCGGTGGCAGAGCCGAAATCGTGCTCGCCGATCGCAGCCTGTCACATGTCTGGAAGCCGATGCTTCATACCTTCGCCGCCGGCACCGCCCGGCCCGATCGGCAGAAGGTTGATTTCTTCGCGCAGGCGCGCCGGAACGGCTTCCGGTTCCAGCCCGGGACCCTGATTGGGATCGACCGCGCGACCCGCCGGGTGCGCCTCGCGGTCGAGGCGGCGCAGGGGCGGCCGGACGTCGATCTCGACTACGATCTCCTGGTCCTCGCCATCGGCAGCAGGGCCAACGATTTCGGAACCCCCGGCGTCGCCGAGCACTGCCTGACCATCGATGACCTCACCGAGGCGGAATCGTTCCACCGGCACCTGCGGCGCCACCTGCTGGCCCGGCTCGACAGTCCCGACCGGCTCGAGATCGCCATCGTCGGCGGCGGCGCCACCGGTGTCGAACTGGCCGCGGAGCTGAAGCACGCCATTAACCTGGCGTCGGATTACGGCTCGCCGGATCTGCCGCGCCGGCTGCGCCTGACCCTCATCGAGAGCGGTCCGCGCCTCCTGCCGGCGTTCCCGGAGCGGGTCTCCCGGGCCGCCGCCCGGACCCTGTCGGATCTTGCCGTGGAGGTACGGACCGGCGCCATGGTGACGGGCGCGGACGCATCTGGCTTCACCCTACAGGATGGCAGCCGCATCTCGGCTGGGTTGAAGGTCTGGGCCGCCGGCGTGAAGGCCCCGGACGTGCTCGGTGCCGTCGAGGGGCTGGAGCGGTCGCGGACCGGCCAGCTCACGGTCGGCTCCGACCTGCGCACGACCCGGGACCCGGCGATCGTCGCGCTCGGGGATTGCGCCAGCCTCGTTGACCGCAAGACCGGTAAACCCGTGCCGGCCACGGCCCAGGCGGCGCGGCAGCAGGCGCAGCACCTCACGTCCCACCTCGGTCGGGCGCTGGCCCGGGGCGACACCGTCGCGACCGAGCTGCCGCCGTTCCAGTATGTCGAGAAGGGCGCCATCGTCTCGCTGGCCGATTTCAACGGATGGGGCACTCTGGGGCGCTACACGTTCGGTGGCGGCCGGCTGAACGGCCTCTCGGCGCGGCTCACGCACGACCTGCTGTACCGGCAGCACCAGATCGGCCTGTACGGCCCCCTCCGTGGGACGATGACCTGGATCCTCGATGACCTCGACCACCTGATCAGCCCGCCGGTGAGCCTCGATTAG
- a CDS encoding molybdopterin-binding protein, with the protein MDQPSDPITAAILVIGDEILSGRTKDKNIGTIADFLTAAGIDLREVRIVPDEAAMIVEAVNVLRARYTYLFTTGGIGPTHDDITADCVAQAFGVGIDIDERARAMLLERHKPEDLNEARLRMARIPFGADLIPNAVSKAPGFRIGNVQVMAGVPSIMQAMLDAVAPTLKGGAAMISETIEAVGLPEGQYASELGEIARARPAVSIGSYPALTPEGFRNRIVVRSRDAQALTEAKAAVEALVARLTN; encoded by the coding sequence ATGGACCAGCCTTCCGATCCGATCACGGCCGCGATCCTCGTCATCGGCGACGAGATCCTATCGGGGCGTACCAAGGACAAGAACATCGGCACGATCGCCGATTTCCTCACCGCCGCCGGGATCGACCTGCGCGAGGTGCGGATCGTGCCCGACGAGGCCGCGATGATCGTGGAGGCGGTGAACGTCCTGCGGGCGCGCTACACCTACCTGTTCACCACCGGGGGGATCGGGCCCACCCACGACGACATCACCGCCGATTGCGTCGCCCAGGCCTTCGGGGTCGGCATCGACATCGACGAGCGGGCGCGGGCGATGCTGCTGGAACGCCACAAGCCCGAGGACCTGAACGAGGCCCGCCTGCGCATGGCGCGGATCCCGTTCGGCGCCGACCTGATCCCCAACGCGGTGTCGAAGGCCCCGGGCTTCCGCATCGGCAACGTCCAGGTCATGGCCGGGGTGCCGAGCATCATGCAGGCCATGCTCGATGCCGTCGCGCCGACGCTGAAAGGCGGTGCCGCGATGATCTCCGAGACCATCGAGGCCGTCGGGCTTCCCGAGGGTCAGTACGCGAGCGAGCTCGGCGAGATCGCCCGGGCCCGGCCGGCCGTGTCGATCGGCTCCTACCCGGCGCTGACGCCGGAGGGATTCCGCAACCGGATCGTGGTGCGCAGCCGGGATGCGCAGGCCCTGACGGAGGCGAAGGCGGCGGTCGAAGCGCTCGTGGCGCGGCTCACGAACTGA
- a CDS encoding SUF system Fe-S cluster assembly protein: MSTDATITGGANAPAVEAASAIPPAELDRLTDDIVAALKSVYDPEIPADIYELGLIYKVDIGDDRKVAIDMTLTAPGCPVAGEMPGWVENAVSAVPGIQSCTVTMVFDPPWDQSRMSDEARVALDMW, encoded by the coding sequence ATGAGCACCGACGCCACAATCACCGGCGGCGCGAACGCCCCCGCGGTCGAAGCCGCATCGGCGATCCCGCCGGCCGAGCTGGACCGGCTGACCGACGACATCGTCGCGGCGCTGAAATCCGTCTACGATCCGGAGATCCCGGCGGACATCTACGAGCTCGGCCTGATCTACAAGGTCGATATCGGCGACGACCGGAAGGTCGCGATCGACATGACCCTGACCGCTCCCGGCTGTCCCGTCGCCGGTGAGATGCCGGGCTGGGTCGAGAACGCCGTCAGCGCCGTGCCGGGCATTCAATCGTGCACCGTCACGATGGTGTTCGACCCGCCGTGGGATCAGAGCCGGATGTCGGACGAGGCTCGCGTCGCCCTGGATATGTGGTAG
- a CDS encoding SufD family Fe-S cluster assembly protein: MAEIQNLRTSAETGLSSLFEAARKGFASEEAIAREEAFRFFEAAGLPSRRVEAFKYTDLRAAMKEAVPPAEAPSAEAAQAAAASAKGFAGLDAAHLTFVNGHLVRPLSDLDGLPAGLTVTPLNDAMGKSDTRLRLLAPVEQARENPIYQLNTAFLADGALISVAPGTKIERALHLRFIGSGSEGFSTATRVLVDLGDGAEITMLESHEGPDGLTYQPNDALDVRVGKQAVFRHARLNREGNAAIALSTISVRLDDESRLETVNLVTGAVLSRHQIYMHVAGENVNAVVNGAAMLGNGQLADSTLLADHAAVGGIGREMFKTVIDGDATGVFQGKIIVRQAAQQTDGKMKSDCLLLNDEGQMMNKPELEIFADDVACGHGATCGAPDEDLLFYLMARGLPRSVAESLLVQAFVGEAIESVTHEGARAALIGEIEAWLAARA, from the coding sequence ATGGCCGAGATCCAGAACCTGCGCACCAGCGCCGAGACCGGGCTGTCGAGCCTGTTCGAGGCTGCTCGCAAGGGCTTCGCCTCGGAAGAGGCGATCGCCCGCGAGGAGGCGTTCCGCTTCTTCGAGGCCGCCGGCCTTCCCAGCCGGCGGGTGGAGGCGTTCAAGTACACCGACCTGCGCGCCGCCATGAAGGAGGCCGTACCGCCGGCCGAGGCCCCGTCTGCGGAAGCCGCCCAGGCCGCCGCGGCATCCGCCAAGGGCTTTGCCGGCCTCGACGCGGCGCATCTGACCTTCGTCAACGGCCATCTCGTCCGTCCGCTGTCGGACCTCGACGGGCTGCCGGCCGGCCTCACCGTAACGCCGCTCAACGATGCGATGGGCAAGAGCGACACCCGCCTCCGGCTGCTCGCGCCGGTGGAGCAGGCTCGCGAGAACCCGATCTACCAGCTCAACACCGCCTTCCTGGCCGACGGCGCGCTGATTTCGGTCGCTCCCGGTACCAAGATCGAGCGGGCCCTGCATCTGCGCTTCATCGGCAGCGGCTCCGAGGGTTTCTCCACGGCGACGCGGGTCCTGGTCGATCTCGGCGACGGCGCCGAGATAACCATGCTGGAGAGCCACGAGGGTCCGGACGGCCTGACCTACCAGCCGAACGATGCGCTCGACGTGCGGGTCGGCAAGCAGGCCGTCTTCCGCCATGCCCGGCTCAACCGGGAGGGAAACGCCGCCATCGCACTCTCGACGATCAGCGTGCGCCTCGACGACGAGTCCCGGCTGGAGACGGTCAACCTGGTCACCGGTGCCGTCCTGTCGCGCCACCAGATCTACATGCACGTCGCCGGTGAAAACGTGAACGCCGTGGTCAACGGCGCGGCGATGCTGGGCAACGGGCAGCTGGCCGACTCGACCCTGTTGGCCGACCACGCGGCCGTGGGCGGCATCGGCCGCGAGATGTTCAAGACGGTGATCGACGGGGATGCCACCGGGGTATTCCAGGGCAAGATCATCGTCCGGCAGGCTGCGCAGCAGACCGACGGCAAGATGAAGTCGGACTGCCTGCTCCTCAACGACGAGGGGCAGATGATGAACAAGCCGGAGCTGGAGATCTTCGCCGACGACGTCGCCTGCGGCCATGGTGCCACCTGTGGCGCCCCGGACGAGGACCTGCTGTTCTACCTGATGGCCCGTGGCCTGCCGCGCTCGGTGGCCGAGAGCCTCCTGGTCCAGGCCTTCGTCGGCGAGGCGATCGAATCGGTCACGCACGAGGGTGCCCGCGCGGCGCTGATCGGCGAGATCGAGGCCTGGCTCGCTGCACGCGCTTGA
- the sfsA gene encoding DNA/RNA nuclease SfsA, with product MLFAAPLASGPLVRRYKRFLADIETDDGLVTAHCPNPGAMLGLNVPGRPVLLSRSSNPARKLPLTWELVEADLPGGPQWVGINTLRPNALVAEAFRAGVIASLAGHDVFRPEVRYAKASRVDFLASGAATGPCHVEVKNCHLMRRAGLAEFPDCIAARSARHMRDLAQVVVDGGRAMVIIVVQMHAEAFDVARDIDPAFDRAFRDARAAGVAVHAYRCAVSPAGVAVTDEIPVITPP from the coding sequence ATGCTGTTCGCCGCGCCGCTCGCGTCCGGTCCGCTGGTGCGGCGCTACAAGCGCTTCCTCGCCGACATCGAAACCGACGACGGCCTCGTCACCGCGCATTGCCCCAATCCCGGTGCGATGCTGGGCCTCAACGTGCCGGGACGGCCGGTCCTGCTCTCCCGCTCGAGCAATCCCGCGCGCAAGCTGCCGCTGACCTGGGAATTGGTGGAGGCCGACCTGCCGGGCGGCCCGCAATGGGTCGGCATCAACACCCTGCGCCCGAACGCCCTGGTGGCCGAGGCGTTTCGCGCCGGCGTGATCGCCTCACTCGCCGGGCACGACGTCTTCCGTCCGGAAGTCCGCTACGCGAAGGCCAGCCGCGTCGATTTCCTCGCGAGCGGCGCGGCCACCGGGCCCTGCCACGTCGAGGTCAAGAACTGCCACCTGATGCGCCGGGCGGGCCTCGCGGAATTTCCGGATTGCATCGCCGCCCGCAGCGCCCGGCACATGCGCGATTTGGCCCAGGTGGTCGTGGATGGCGGCCGGGCGATGGTGATCATCGTGGTGCAGATGCACGCGGAGGCGTTCGACGTCGCGCGGGACATCGACCCGGCCTTCGACCGGGCGTTCCGCGACGCCCGCGCGGCCGGCGTCGCGGTCCATGCCTATCGCTGCGCGGTGAGCCCCGCGGGGGTCGCCGTGACCGACGAGATCCCGGTGATCACGCCGCCCTGA
- a CDS encoding ABC transporter permease, translating into MNWPAVRAIYRFEMGRFWRTAGQSILAPVISTTLYFVVFGAAIGSRVSAVDDVPYGLFIVPGLIMLSLLTQSISNASFGIYFPRFAGTIYEILSAPISPLEVVLGFVGAAASKSILIGLIILATSALFVPLRIDHPVWMIGFLLLTAVTFSLFGFVIGLWADGFEKLQLVPLLVVTPLTFLGGSFYAIDMLPPFWHAVSLVNPVVYLISAFRWAFFGKADVSIAISLGMTMLFLVICLGLVTYIFRTGYRLKS; encoded by the coding sequence ATGAACTGGCCGGCCGTCCGCGCCATCTACCGCTTCGAAATGGGCCGCTTCTGGCGTACCGCCGGGCAGAGCATCCTGGCCCCGGTGATCTCGACGACCCTGTACTTCGTGGTGTTCGGGGCCGCGATCGGCTCGCGGGTCTCGGCGGTGGACGACGTGCCCTACGGGCTGTTCATCGTGCCCGGCCTGATTATGCTCTCGCTGCTGACGCAGAGCATCTCGAACGCCTCGTTCGGCATCTACTTCCCGCGCTTCGCCGGCACGATCTACGAGATCCTCTCGGCCCCGATCTCACCGCTGGAGGTGGTGTTGGGCTTCGTCGGCGCGGCTGCGTCCAAGTCGATCCTGATCGGCCTGATCATCCTGGCGACCTCGGCGCTGTTCGTGCCGCTGCGGATCGACCATCCGGTCTGGATGATCGGCTTCCTGCTGCTCACCGCGGTGACGTTCAGCCTGTTCGGCTTCGTCATCGGGCTCTGGGCGGATGGGTTCGAGAAGCTGCAGCTGGTGCCGCTCCTCGTGGTGACGCCCCTGACGTTCCTGGGCGGCAGCTTCTACGCCATCGACATGCTGCCGCCGTTCTGGCACGCGGTGAGCCTCGTCAACCCGGTGGTCTACCTGATCAGCGCCTTCCGCTGGGCGTTCTTCGGCAAGGCGGATGTCAGCATCGCAATCAGCCTCGGGATGACGATGCTGTTTCTGGTGATCTGCCTCGGCCTCGTGACCTACATCTTCCGCACCGGCTACCGCCTGAAGAGCTGA
- a CDS encoding ABC transporter ATP-binding protein, producing MPIISISKLSKTYQSGFTALSGIDLTIERGEIFALLGPNGAGKSTLINIVCGIVTASSGTVVVDGHDIAVDYRAARRAIGLVPQELTTDAFETVLNTVSFSRGLFGLQPDPGHIERILRALSLWDKRDSRLMTLSGGMKRRVLIAKALSHEPRVLFLDEPTAGVDVELRQDMWRLVRDLRQQGVTVILTTHYIEEAEEMADRIGVIRRGQIILVEEKAALMRKLGRKQLTLQLQTPITAIPPELAEYELALAGDGRELVYTYDTRAERTGITGLLTGLAAAGIRFSDLQTEQSSLEDIFVGLVREGEARI from the coding sequence ATGCCGATCATCTCCATTTCGAAGCTCTCGAAAACCTATCAGTCCGGCTTCACCGCGTTGAGCGGCATCGACCTCACCATCGAGCGGGGCGAGATCTTCGCGCTGCTGGGCCCGAACGGGGCCGGCAAGTCGACATTGATCAATATCGTCTGCGGCATCGTCACCGCGAGTTCCGGAACGGTGGTGGTCGACGGCCACGACATCGCCGTGGATTACCGCGCCGCGCGCCGGGCGATCGGGCTCGTCCCGCAGGAACTCACCACCGACGCCTTCGAGACGGTGCTGAACACCGTGAGCTTCTCCCGCGGCCTGTTCGGACTGCAGCCCGATCCCGGCCATATCGAGCGGATCCTGCGGGCGCTGTCGCTCTGGGACAAGCGCGACAGCCGCCTGATGACCCTCTCGGGCGGGATGAAGCGCCGGGTTCTGATCGCCAAGGCTCTCTCGCACGAACCCCGGGTGCTGTTCCTCGACGAGCCGACCGCCGGCGTCGATGTGGAGTTGCGCCAGGACATGTGGCGGCTCGTGCGCGACCTGCGCCAGCAGGGCGTCACCGTGATCCTGACCACCCACTACATCGAGGAGGCGGAGGAGATGGCAGACCGGATCGGCGTGATCCGGCGGGGCCAGATCATCCTGGTCGAGGAGAAGGCCGCGCTGATGCGCAAGCTTGGGCGCAAGCAGCTGACCCTGCAGCTCCAGACCCCGATCACCGCGATCCCGCCCGAGCTTGCGGAGTACGAGCTGGCGCTCGCCGGCGACGGCCGTGAACTGGTCTACACCTACGACACCCGCGCGGAGCGGACCGGGATCACCGGCCTGCTCACCGGCCTCGCCGCTGCCGGCATCCGGTTCAGCGATCTTCAGACGGAGCAGAGTTCCCTGGAGGACATCTTCGTCGGCTTGGTGCGCGAGGGAGAGGCACGGATATGA
- a CDS encoding formate/nitrite transporter family protein, giving the protein MIQDQRDRADKEARRDELLKEVSEIGRPDAYVLHEVIRLEGDEELRRHGIALFLSAFAAGLSIALSLIVPGVLKSHLPEADWAKIVTTMGYAVGFLVVVLGRQQLFTENTITPILPLLHDRTVKTAFRVVRLWLIVLCGNILGTLAIAAVLAGAGAFEPPVLKAFAEISHDAIAHGFWATFVKAVFAGWMIALMVWFLPATGSAAPIVILLMTWLVSLCGLAHIVAGSVEAFYLLITGAASLEDYGYRFFLPTLLGNVFGGVTLVAVLNYGQVAPQVEETKEVEGDRPD; this is encoded by the coding sequence ATGATCCAAGATCAGAGGGACCGGGCCGACAAGGAGGCGCGGCGCGACGAGTTGCTGAAGGAGGTGTCCGAGATCGGCCGCCCCGACGCCTACGTGCTGCACGAGGTGATCCGTCTGGAGGGCGACGAGGAGTTGCGCCGCCACGGCATCGCCCTGTTCCTCTCCGCCTTCGCCGCGGGCCTCAGCATCGCGCTGTCGCTGATCGTGCCGGGCGTGCTCAAGAGCCACCTGCCGGAGGCCGACTGGGCCAAGATCGTGACTACGATGGGTTACGCGGTGGGCTTCCTGGTCGTGGTGCTGGGGCGCCAGCAGCTGTTCACCGAGAACACCATCACGCCGATCCTGCCGCTGCTGCACGACCGGACGGTGAAGACCGCCTTCCGGGTGGTGCGGCTCTGGCTGATCGTCCTATGCGGCAACATCCTGGGGACGCTTGCCATCGCCGCGGTGCTCGCCGGCGCCGGCGCGTTCGAGCCGCCGGTGCTCAAGGCCTTCGCGGAGATCAGCCACGACGCCATCGCGCACGGGTTCTGGGCCACCTTCGTGAAGGCGGTGTTCGCCGGCTGGATGATCGCCCTGATGGTCTGGTTCCTGCCGGCCACCGGCAGCGCGGCGCCGATCGTGATCCTGCTGATGACCTGGCTGGTCTCGCTCTGCGGGCTCGCCCACATCGTCGCCGGCTCCGTCGAAGCCTTCTACCTGCTGATCACCGGCGCGGCCTCGCTCGAGGATTACGGGTACCGGTTCTTCCTGCCGACGCTGCTCGGCAACGTCTTCGGCGGCGTCACCCTGGTGGCGGTGTTGAACTACGGCCAGGTCGCCCCGCAGGTCGAGGAGACCAAAGAGGTCGAGGGCGACCGCCCCGACTGA
- a CDS encoding FkbM family methyltransferase, with translation MTDPKPYGTYEPAGLVAAITRRTNRIPAESWYGRRLALFLRRIAISRLGGKPLDVTRYGARMRLHPYNNNCEKKVLFTPQFFDPQERALLQERLPKDCVFLDIGANIGAYALCVAAFSGPAARIVAVEPQPDVFERLTYNIAQNPFHTVKAVACAVADKAGELTLFIDPRNRGESSLRIVGTNEGARITVPAVPLIDLLRTEGLTRVDAIKLDVEGAEDLILEPFLREAPEALLPRILLIENGTGQWQIDLPKHLERLGYREISRSRLNLMFERQAPVRAA, from the coding sequence ATGACCGATCCCAAGCCCTACGGCACCTACGAACCGGCCGGCCTCGTGGCGGCGATCACCCGCCGGACCAACCGGATCCCGGCCGAGTCCTGGTATGGGCGGCGCCTAGCGCTGTTCCTTCGCCGGATCGCGATCTCGCGGCTGGGCGGCAAGCCCCTCGACGTGACCCGCTACGGCGCCCGGATGCGCCTGCACCCCTACAACAACAACTGCGAGAAGAAGGTGCTGTTCACGCCGCAATTCTTCGATCCGCAGGAGCGTGCGCTGCTGCAGGAGCGCCTGCCGAAGGACTGCGTCTTCCTGGATATCGGCGCCAACATCGGCGCCTACGCCCTGTGCGTCGCGGCGTTCTCGGGGCCGGCCGCCCGGATCGTCGCAGTCGAGCCCCAACCCGACGTATTCGAGCGCCTCACCTACAACATCGCCCAGAACCCGTTCCACACCGTCAAGGCGGTCGCCTGCGCGGTGGCCGACAAGGCGGGCGAGCTGACCCTGTTCATCGACCCGCGCAACCGCGGCGAGTCGAGCCTGCGGATCGTCGGCACCAACGAGGGCGCCCGGATCACCGTGCCGGCGGTACCGCTCATCGACCTCCTGCGAACTGAAGGCCTGACCCGGGTCGATGCCATCAAGCTCGACGTCGAGGGCGCCGAAGACCTGATCCTGGAGCCGTTCTTGCGCGAGGCGCCGGAAGCGCTGCTCCCCCGCATCCTGCTCATCGAGAACGGCACCGGCCAGTGGCAGATCGACCTGCCCAAGCACCTGGAGAGGCTAGGCTATCGCGAGATTTCGCGCTCCCGGCTGAACCTGATGTTCGAGCGCCAGGCACCGGTCAGGGCGGCGTGA
- the sufC gene encoding Fe-S cluster assembly ATPase SufC — protein sequence MLEIKNLVVQIEDNRILNGLNLTVNDGEVAAIMGPNGSGKSTLSYVIAGKEDYEVLDGEILLDGQNVLEMAADERAAAGVFLAFQYPLEIPGVGTMTFLKACLNAQRRARGEGEISTPDFIRKVNAAADKLEINKEMLKRALNVGFSGGEKKRMEILQMALLEPKFCVLDETDSGLDIDALRIVSEGVNALRAQGRSFLVITHYQRLLNHIVPDTVHVMSKGLIVKTGGKELALELEASGYAEYRTNEAA from the coding sequence ATGCTGGAAATCAAGAACCTCGTCGTGCAGATCGAGGACAACCGCATCCTGAACGGCCTGAACCTGACCGTGAACGACGGCGAGGTCGCGGCGATCATGGGGCCGAACGGGTCGGGCAAGTCGACCCTGTCCTACGTCATCGCCGGCAAGGAGGACTACGAGGTCCTCGACGGCGAGATCCTGCTCGACGGGCAGAACGTGCTGGAGATGGCCGCCGACGAGCGCGCCGCGGCCGGCGTCTTCCTGGCCTTCCAGTACCCGCTGGAGATTCCCGGCGTCGGCACCATGACCTTCCTCAAGGCCTGCCTCAACGCCCAGCGCCGCGCCCGCGGAGAGGGCGAGATTTCGACGCCGGACTTCATCCGCAAGGTCAACGCCGCCGCCGACAAGCTCGAGATCAACAAGGAGATGCTCAAGCGCGCCCTCAACGTCGGCTTCTCCGGCGGTGAGAAGAAGCGCATGGAGATCCTCCAGATGGCGCTGCTGGAGCCGAAGTTCTGCGTGCTCGACGAGACCGATTCCGGCCTCGACATCGACGCCCTGCGCATCGTCTCCGAGGGCGTCAACGCGCTCCGGGCCCAGGGCCGCTCGTTCCTGGTGATCACCCACTACCAGCGCCTGCTCAACCACATCGTGCCCGATACCGTGCACGTCATGTCGAAGGGCCTGATCGTGAAGACCGGCGGCAAGGAACTGGCGCTCGAACTCGAGGCGTCTGGCTACGCCGAGTACCGCACCAACGAGGCCGCGTAA
- a CDS encoding cysteine desulfurase, whose amino-acid sequence MNAPVRTTGYDVEAVRKDFPILSQTVYGKPLVYLDNAASAQKPRRVIDAMVSCMETGYANVHRGLHFMANAATEGFEGARETTRQFLNAASTDEIIFTRNATEAYNLVASSMGWAGLIGEGDEIILSIMEHHSNIVPWHFLRERRGAVIKWAPVDEDGNFLVEEYEKLFTPRTKMVAITHMSNVLGTVTPAEEIVRIAHAHGVPVLLDGAQSAVHQPIDVRALDCDFFIFTGHKVYGPTGIGVLYGKKEWLERLPPYQGGGEMIRAVSQDTVTYNDPPHRFEAGTPAIVEAVGLGAALEYMLGLGRENIAAHEAMLTRYAHERLGAMNALRIIGTAKGKGGVVSFEMKGAHAHDIATVIDRQGVAVRAGTHCAMPLLTRFGVTSTCRASFGLYTTPAEIDALAEALGKAEMMFA is encoded by the coding sequence ATGAACGCACCCGTCCGCACCACCGGCTACGACGTCGAGGCTGTCCGCAAGGACTTCCCGATCCTGTCGCAGACAGTCTACGGCAAGCCGCTGGTCTATCTCGACAACGCGGCCTCGGCTCAGAAGCCCAGACGGGTCATCGACGCGATGGTCTCCTGCATGGAGACCGGCTACGCCAACGTTCACCGCGGCCTGCACTTCATGGCGAACGCCGCCACGGAGGGGTTCGAGGGCGCCCGGGAGACCACGCGCCAGTTCCTCAACGCCGCCTCCACCGACGAGATCATCTTCACCCGCAACGCCACCGAGGCCTACAACCTCGTGGCCTCCAGCATGGGCTGGGCCGGGCTGATCGGCGAGGGTGACGAGATCATCCTGTCGATCATGGAGCACCACTCCAACATCGTGCCCTGGCACTTCCTGCGCGAGCGGCGCGGGGCCGTGATCAAGTGGGCGCCGGTGGACGAGGACGGCAACTTCCTCGTCGAGGAATACGAGAAGCTGTTCACGCCGCGCACCAAGATGGTGGCGATCACCCACATGTCGAACGTGCTGGGTACGGTGACGCCTGCGGAGGAGATCGTCCGCATCGCGCATGCGCACGGCGTTCCGGTGCTGCTCGACGGCGCGCAGAGCGCCGTTCACCAGCCGATCGACGTGCGGGCGCTCGACTGCGACTTCTTCATCTTCACCGGCCACAAGGTCTACGGGCCCACCGGCATCGGCGTGCTCTACGGCAAGAAGGAGTGGCTGGAGCGCCTGCCCCCGTACCAGGGCGGCGGCGAGATGATCCGGGCCGTCAGCCAGGACACGGTCACGTACAACGACCCGCCGCATCGCTTCGAAGCCGGGACCCCAGCGATCGTCGAGGCGGTCGGGCTCGGGGCGGCGCTGGAATACATGCTGGGCCTGGGCCGGGAGAACATCGCGGCGCACGAAGCGATGCTGACGCGCTACGCGCACGAGCGCCTGGGCGCCATGAACGCCCTGCGGATCATCGGCACCGCCAAGGGCAAGGGCGGCGTGGTCAGCTTCGAGATGAAGGGCGCCCACGCGCACGACATCGCCACGGTGATCGACCGACAGGGCGTCGCGGTGCGGGCCGGCACGCATTGCGCTATGCCGCTGCTGACGCGCTTCGGCGTCACCTCGACCTGCAGGGCCTCGTTCGGGCTTTACACCACGCCGGCCGAGATCGATGCCCTTGCCGAGGCGCTCGGCAAAGCCGAGATGATGTTCGCCTGA